The following proteins are co-located in the Vigna unguiculata cultivar IT97K-499-35 chromosome 9, ASM411807v1, whole genome shotgun sequence genome:
- the LOC114164548 gene encoding serine/threonine protein phosphatase 2A 57 kDa regulatory subunit B' kappa isoform-like, which translates to MLKQFLSRLPRKTPKSDSDESCRADSSRSDDSPRAAGRHNRTHGVAAASNAAKRTSSSAVFPASTVSVIEPLVPFKDVPSSEKMNLFVSKLSLCCVSFDFTDPGKDTVEKEVKRRTLVELVDFVSSCGSTRFGEPAILAVCRMCAINLFRVFPPNYRSNRGGENDDDEPSFDPAWPHLQLVYDLLLKFITSNCLDAKVAKKYIDHSFILRLLELFDSEDPRERDCLKTIMHRVYGKFMVHRPYIRKSINNVFFKFVFETERHNGIAELLEIFGSIISGFALPLKEEHKIFLWRVLIPLHKPKSMGVYFQQLSYCVTQFVEKEPKLASIVIRGLLKYWPITNSQKEVMFLGELEEILETINMVEFQRVMVPLFWRIGCCINSMHFQVAERALFLWNNDHIVNLIAHNRQVILPIMFPALEKNSQGHWSQAVMNLTHNVRKMFAEMDEKLFLACHSQFKEEEALLNAAAEKRKEAWKQLEHAASLQPVIGNTPVLVSTI; encoded by the exons ATGCTGAAGCAATTCCTCAGCAGACTCCCCCGCAAGACACCGAAATCCGACTCGGACGAGTCATGCCGAGCCGACTCGTCGCGCTCGGACGATTCCCCACGCGCCGCCGGCAGACACAATCGCACGCACGGCGTCGCGGCCGCTTCGAACGCTGCGAAACGGACATCCTCGTCTGCGGTCTTTCCGGCGAGCACGGTGTCGGTGATAGAACCTCTGGTGCCCTTCAAGGATGTTCCAAGCTCGGAAAAGATGAACCTTTTCGTGAGCAAGCTGAGTCTGTGTTGCGTGTCGTTCGATTTCACGGACCCTGGTAAGGACACGGTGGAGAAAGAGGTGAAGAGAAGAACCCTTGTTGAACTTGTTGATTTTGTTTCCTCTTGTGGGTCCACGAGGTTCGGTGAACCTGCTATTCTCGCTGTGTGTAGAATGTGTGCTATTAATCTCTTTCGCGTTTTCCCGCCAAATTATAGGTCCAATCGTGGTGGTgagaatgatgatgatgagcCATCCTTTGATCCCGCTTGGCCTCATTTGCAGCTCGTGTATGATTTGCTGCTCAAGTTTATAACCTCTAACTGTCTTGATGCTAAGGTGGCCAAGAAGTACATCGACCATTCTTTTATCTTGAGGTTGTTGGAGTTGTTTGATTCGGAAGATCCTAGGGAGAGGGACTGCTTGAAGACCATTATGCATAGGGTTTATGGCAAGTTCATGGTGCATAGACCCTACATAAGGAAATCCATTAACAACGTGTTTTTTAAGTTTGTGTTTGAGACTGAGAGGCACAATGGGATTGCTGAGTTGTTGGAGATTTTTGGGAGCATAATTAGCGGGTTTGCTTTGCCTTTGAAGGAGGAGCACAAGATCTTCTTGTGGAGGGTTTTGATCCCTTTGCACAAGCCCAAATCTATGGGGGTGTACTTCCAGCAGTTGTCTTACTGCGTTACACAGTTCGTGGAGAAGGAGCCTAAGTTGGCGAGCATTGTCATCaggggattgttgaagtattGGCCGATAACGAATAGTCAGAAAGAGGTGATGTTCCTGGGTGAACTggaagaaattttggaaacaattAACATGGTAGAGTTCCAGAGGGTCATGGTACCGTTGTTTTGGCGGATTGGATGCTGCATTAACAGTATGCACTTTCAG GTAGCTGAAAGAGCCCTTTTCTTATGGAACAATGATCATATTGTGAATTTGATTGCTCACAACCGACAAGTGATCCTGCCAATCATGTTTCCAGCCTTAGAGAAGAATTCTCAAGGCCACTGGAGCCAAGCAGTGATGAACCTAACTCATAATGTTAGAAAAATGTTTGCAGAGATGGATGAGAAGCTATTCCTGGCTTGTCATTCTCAGTTTAAGGAAGAAGAAGCACTGCTAAACGCAGCTGCAGAGAAGCGGAAGGAAGCATGGAAACAACTAGAACATGCAGCCAGTCTTCAGCCTGTGATTGGAAATACTCCAGTTTTAGTGTCTACAATTTGA